One segment of Candidatus Sysuiplasma jiujiangense DNA contains the following:
- a CDS encoding P1 family peptidase: protein MRTRIRDLGIVIGALGTGPLNRISDVRGVTVGHRTLVSGKGKLVPGRGPVRTGVTVIMPHQGNVWKDRPSAAWSTINGCGELTGALELDEFGSLETPIGLTNTMCVHNVANGLISHVLEKNAQAGITESTVVPVVSECDDSFLNDSRGMHVRPEHACEAISAACEKFELGNVGAGTGTTTFQFKGGIGSASRVLRFSGHTWTLGVLVLSNFGSRWQLTIAGRNIGSSLDSGLSAHKRDGGSIVTVMATDAPLSSRQLKRLSRRAFLGIARTGSFASNGSGDISVAFSTSNKIVYSAAAERRDVREYREISEEKMNTLFQAAVEATEESVLDSMFCSTTVEGRDGHVSAEIPVDRVLKILNKSA from the coding sequence ATGAGGACGAGAATCAGGGATTTGGGTATTGTGATCGGCGCTCTCGGAACCGGCCCTCTCAACAGGATCAGTGACGTGAGAGGTGTAACCGTGGGTCACAGGACACTTGTTTCAGGCAAAGGCAAACTCGTCCCCGGCAGAGGGCCGGTAAGAACCGGCGTTACTGTGATAATGCCGCATCAGGGGAATGTCTGGAAGGACCGTCCTTCTGCCGCATGGTCAACGATCAACGGCTGCGGAGAACTTACCGGTGCGCTGGAATTGGATGAATTCGGCTCTCTTGAGACACCTATCGGTTTGACAAACACTATGTGCGTTCACAATGTGGCTAATGGGCTGATAAGCCACGTTCTGGAAAAAAATGCGCAGGCTGGCATTACGGAAAGCACTGTTGTTCCGGTAGTTTCAGAGTGCGACGACTCTTTCCTCAACGATTCCAGAGGTATGCACGTCCGACCCGAACACGCTTGCGAGGCCATCAGTGCGGCCTGCGAGAAGTTCGAGCTGGGAAACGTTGGAGCAGGCACCGGTACGACAACCTTTCAGTTCAAGGGAGGCATCGGCTCTGCTTCCCGAGTCCTCCGCTTTTCCGGGCACACATGGACACTGGGCGTACTTGTCCTTTCAAACTTCGGCAGCAGATGGCAGCTGACCATTGCAGGACGAAACATAGGCAGCAGTCTGGATTCAGGACTCAGTGCACATAAACGCGATGGCGGTTCCATAGTGACTGTGATGGCTACGGACGCTCCTCTTTCTTCACGCCAGCTTAAGCGTCTTTCAAGAAGAGCGTTTCTCGGGATCGCGAGAACGGGGTCATTCGCCTCAAACGGAAGCGGCGATATATCTGTCGCCTTTTCCACTTCAAACAAAATTGTATATTCCGCGGCAGCTGAGAGGAGAGATGTAAGGGAATACCGGGAAATATCGGAGGAAAAGATGAATACGCTTTTCCAGGCTGCAGTGGAAGCAACTGAGGAATCGGTTCTGGATTCCATGTTCTGCTCGACAACAGTTGAAGGCAGGGACGGCCATGTCTCGGCAGAAATTCCAGTTGACCGGGTGTTGAAAATTTTAAACAAAAGTGCCTGA